Proteins encoded together in one Candidatus Krumholzibacteriota bacterium window:
- a CDS encoding response regulator — translation MTLHFVRPARNLLRASLSLFFYLLLTFSILVGLLAPAKARQYPIKTYTEADGLPSAGIKSIAQDLTGRMWFATRSGIVSYDGKDMTVYGVQDGLPALDHSAVVLDRHGVVWVLSSRGVLSTFENGVWSRRATYRKIDYYSDHHILMSSMEKNGRTEIVFTMSGNDLVLYSCEDNSMIDLRFKDIERPVTIFAITAVDNRLFVATSEGLFDAVADSLDTGLRRTDWASDLPVYSVVYDENNDVLWLAGRSCICKYSDGRIDCYDDIKELSRVFTEGFFSGVADNLGGFYFGQTTNLFRFDGIGLIESIGRVNGLVDDGTSTLFRDREGNIWVGGLRGLSKITSLRFTSYTKDNGLFEDEVSVVLERSSGDMVLGHPTGLTFLGTDMRTMKITSRQDLHRILDMAEDASGALWIAASYSGLVRLDLDGKRTDYGVECGFELPVTSVLFDREGRLWTGGMNHLFLYESGEFVPFPLPEASVKRPVFIKRLFESDDGTIYLATSTTGIYSIKDGDAKNINVSDNQSGDNVYSIYKTDEGTIFAGTGDGLYAGRGGEFEESLSPLPEIDRPVYFIIKDQQERIWFGTDNGVFRWSGESLDYLTVEDGLVGRETNRAAGLVDMNGDVWIGTDRGVSVYREQYDVQSDITPLVELVSLEASGREYPLTEPIELDHENRSFTINFRVLSFVNEKKNRIKSRLEGYESDWLDPYISPQQQIRYTNLPAGKYRFHIMAAGYEQSWSDVISSPVIKIKKPFWAEIWFIILAVLTVILFVLFVSGYILQRRSAGWLKREVERRVEEMKMVEKELASARQMKSIGVLAGGIAHDFNNFLAAMIGNLSMLEISTDLTPRDRELASEVLQAAERSKSLTKQLLTFSQGGAPVLQPGDIRDVIRDTATFILKGTNSVCSFEFADDLKKVEMDPDQISQVIDNLLLNARQAMPGGGTVIIRAENYDHKRGTGRHRLLEIGEYVKIEIEDEGEGISGENLGSILDPYYTTRESGSGLGLPMAYSVVKRHGGILEIMSEPGKGTVVTFYLPVSEKRLEPVSDVDNVLAGKGPARILIMEDDDLVSMLVVKMAGKRGFKTEVVKDGAEAIKRYREALENGMRWDMVIMDLTIPGGMGGRETIGHILEMDPAAKVVVSSGYSNDDVLAKYSKYGFVGRLAKPFTFDDFNRVIDGILAMT, via the coding sequence TTGACCCTGCATTTTGTTCGACCGGCCCGAAATCTTCTCCGGGCATCTCTCAGTCTGTTCTTCTATCTTCTTCTGACCTTTTCCATACTGGTCGGACTGCTCGCGCCTGCCAAAGCGCGGCAGTATCCAATCAAGACATATACCGAGGCGGATGGTCTTCCCAGCGCAGGGATCAAATCGATCGCTCAGGACCTTACCGGGAGAATGTGGTTTGCCACCCGTTCGGGGATAGTCTCTTATGACGGTAAGGATATGACCGTCTATGGAGTCCAGGACGGTCTGCCCGCGCTTGATCACAGCGCGGTCGTTCTCGACCGGCATGGAGTAGTCTGGGTCCTCTCTTCACGTGGAGTCCTCTCCACATTTGAGAACGGGGTCTGGAGTAGAAGAGCGACGTACAGAAAGATCGATTATTACAGCGATCATCACATCCTTATGAGCTCGATGGAGAAAAATGGCAGGACAGAGATCGTATTTACAATGAGTGGAAATGACCTGGTCCTCTACAGCTGCGAAGATAACAGCATGATCGATCTGCGTTTTAAGGATATCGAAAGGCCTGTCACTATTTTTGCCATCACGGCAGTCGATAACAGGCTTTTTGTAGCGACTTCAGAAGGACTTTTCGACGCTGTCGCAGATTCGCTCGACACCGGTCTGCGCAGGACGGACTGGGCGTCTGATCTGCCTGTATACAGTGTTGTCTATGATGAGAATAATGATGTCCTCTGGCTGGCAGGCCGGAGTTGTATTTGCAAGTACAGTGATGGCAGGATTGATTGTTATGATGATATCAAGGAACTCTCCAGGGTTTTCACGGAAGGTTTTTTTTCGGGAGTGGCAGATAATCTGGGAGGATTTTATTTTGGCCAGACGACAAATCTTTTCAGATTCGATGGAATTGGCTTGATCGAATCGATTGGAAGGGTAAATGGTCTTGTGGATGACGGAACATCGACGCTCTTCCGGGACAGGGAGGGGAATATCTGGGTCGGAGGGTTGCGGGGACTGTCAAAGATCACAAGTCTTCGTTTCACCAGCTACACCAAGGATAACGGGCTTTTCGAGGATGAAGTATCGGTAGTCCTGGAGAGGTCTTCAGGTGATATGGTCCTTGGTCATCCCACTGGACTGACTTTTCTTGGTACTGATATGAGGACAATGAAGATAACTTCCAGGCAGGATCTTCACAGGATCCTCGATATGGCGGAAGATGCCTCGGGAGCGTTATGGATCGCGGCGAGTTATTCGGGACTGGTAAGACTCGATCTGGATGGAAAGAGGACTGATTACGGAGTCGAGTGCGGTTTCGAATTGCCTGTCACTTCCGTCCTCTTCGATCGAGAGGGGCGTCTCTGGACAGGAGGAATGAATCATCTTTTCCTGTATGAATCCGGAGAATTCGTACCTTTCCCCTTGCCGGAAGCATCTGTAAAAAGGCCTGTTTTTATCAAGCGGTTGTTTGAGTCTGATGATGGTACTATTTATTTGGCGACAAGTACGACCGGCATTTATTCCATCAAGGATGGAGACGCGAAGAATATCAACGTCTCTGATAATCAATCGGGCGATAATGTATATTCAATATACAAGACCGATGAAGGCACGATCTTTGCGGGAACAGGAGATGGACTCTACGCCGGAAGAGGCGGTGAATTCGAAGAAAGCTTATCTCCCCTGCCTGAGATCGACCGCCCCGTTTATTTTATAATAAAAGATCAACAGGAGAGAATATGGTTCGGAACAGATAACGGGGTCTTCCGGTGGAGTGGAGAGAGTCTTGATTATCTCACAGTCGAGGATGGACTGGTCGGCAGGGAAACCAACAGGGCTGCCGGACTTGTCGACATGAATGGAGACGTATGGATTGGGACAGATCGTGGAGTCTCGGTCTATCGTGAACAATACGATGTGCAGAGTGATATCACTCCCCTGGTAGAACTTGTTTCTTTGGAGGCGTCGGGGAGGGAATATCCACTGACTGAACCAATCGAACTCGATCATGAAAACAGATCGTTCACTATCAATTTTCGCGTACTGTCTTTCGTCAATGAGAAGAAAAACAGGATAAAAAGCCGGCTGGAAGGTTATGAATCCGACTGGCTCGATCCATATATATCGCCACAGCAACAGATACGTTATACTAATCTCCCGGCCGGAAAATACAGGTTTCATATAATGGCTGCTGGATATGAACAGTCCTGGAGCGACGTGATAAGTTCTCCCGTTATTAAGATCAAGAAACCTTTCTGGGCCGAGATATGGTTTATCATACTTGCAGTTCTGACAGTGATCCTGTTCGTTCTGTTTGTTTCAGGCTACATCCTTCAGCGCAGATCTGCCGGTTGGCTCAAACGGGAAGTCGAAAGAAGAGTCGAGGAAATGAAGATGGTCGAGAAGGAACTTGCCAGCGCTCGGCAGATGAAATCGATCGGAGTGCTCGCCGGAGGGATCGCCCATGATTTCAACAATTTTCTAGCTGCCATGATAGGAAATCTTTCGATGCTTGAGATATCGACCGACCTGACGCCAAGGGACAGGGAACTCGCTTCGGAAGTCCTGCAGGCGGCCGAGAGGTCGAAGTCGCTGACAAAGCAACTTTTGACTTTTTCGCAAGGTGGCGCTCCGGTACTGCAACCGGGAGATATCAGGGATGTGATCAGGGATACGGCCACATTTATACTCAAGGGAACGAATTCGGTCTGTTCATTTGAATTCGCGGATGATCTGAAGAAAGTCGAAATGGATCCCGATCAGATCAGCCAGGTGATCGATAATCTCCTGTTGAACGCCCGCCAGGCTATGCCTGGCGGAGGAACCGTGATTATAAGAGCGGAGAACTATGATCATAAACGAGGCACTGGCAGGCACCGACTGCTGGAAATCGGCGAGTACGTGAAAATAGAGATCGAAGATGAAGGCGAAGGGATAAGCGGGGAAAACCTCGGAAGTATCCTGGACCCATACTATACGACAAGGGAGAGTGGGTCAGGCCTGGGGCTTCCCATGGCTTATTCAGTTGTCAAACGCCATGGCGGCATTCTGGAAATAATGTCAGAACCCGGAAAGGGTACAGTTGTGACCTTCTATCTTCCTGTCTCGGAAAAAAGATTAGAGCCGGTCAGCGATGTGGATAATGTTCTGGCCGGGAAAGGCCCCGCGCGTATACTGATTATGGAAGATGACGACCTTGTCAGCATGCTTGTCGTCAAGATGGCTGGAAAACGCGGTTTCAAGACCGAGGTCGTCAAGGATGGGGCGGAAGCGATAAAACGTTACAGAGAGGCTCTGGAAAATGGCATGCGCTGGGATATGGTGATTATGGACCTTACCATTCCCGGGGGGATGGGTGGCAGGGAAACGATAGGCCACATACTGGAAATGGATCCCGCCGCGAAGGTGGTCGTATCGAGCGGCTATTCAAACGACGACGTTCTGGCGAAGTATTCGAAGTACGGTTTCGTCGGCCGCCTGGCCAAGCCGTTCACCTTCGATGATTTTAACAGGGTCATCGACGGTATCCTGGCCATGACGTAA
- a CDS encoding S9 family peptidase, whose amino-acid sequence MPLPGCRNAEIPIHVQPRIVPPVAKQVEKKLTIHGDTRIDEYYWLRERENPEVISYLTAENEYTDAIMEHTGPLQEKLFNEIIGRITQEDETVPYLEQGYWYYTRYEEGKEYPVYCRKEGTLDAAEEVMLDVNDMAEGFEYYNVSGLAVSPDNRILAYGVDSVSRRKYTIHFKDLTTGLILRDQIPVTTGRPVWANDNRTVFYSMKDETLRPYKIASHRLGVDASLDREIYHETDPTFNTYVFRSKSRKYLFINSESTLSTEYRFIDADRPESEFMIFHPREKDLEYEIEHFGNDFYIVTNCMARNFRLMKAPVGKTTKENWVEVIPHRKDVLLEGIEIFDRFLVVNERRRGLTRLRVISWQDKTEHDIDFGEDTYSVYIGINPEFDSELVRFNYSSLTTPNSTFDYNMETKEKILLKEERVLGGFDRSQYHSEWLIVTARDGDEVPVSLVYRKGIRVNRKNPLLLYGYGSYGASMNASFRSYRLSLIDRGFIYAIAHIRGGQEMGRDWYEDGKLLKKKNTFTDFIDCAEYLCSKDYTSPDKLFAMGGSAGGLLIGAVINMRPDLFRGVVAAVPWVDVVTTMLDESIPLTTAEYDEWGNPNIPEYYEYMLSYSPYDNVKKAGYPAMLVTTGLHDSQVQYWEPAKWVARLRANKTDGNILLLHTNMGAGHGGVSGRFRRYRETALEYAFILDLVGIED is encoded by the coding sequence ATGCCCCTGCCGGGATGCAGGAACGCTGAAATACCGATCCATGTTCAACCCAGGATCGTTCCGCCGGTCGCTAAACAGGTAGAAAAGAAACTGACGATCCACGGCGATACGAGGATCGACGAATATTACTGGCTGAGGGAACGGGAGAACCCCGAAGTGATCAGCTACCTGACGGCGGAAAATGAATATACCGACGCGATAATGGAGCACACCGGACCTCTTCAGGAAAAACTTTTTAACGAAATAATCGGGAGAATAACGCAGGAAGACGAAACTGTGCCCTATCTCGAGCAGGGTTACTGGTATTATACGAGGTATGAGGAAGGAAAGGAATATCCCGTCTACTGCAGAAAAGAGGGGACCCTTGACGCGGCTGAAGAAGTTATGCTCGACGTCAACGATATGGCTGAAGGATTCGAATATTACAATGTAAGCGGACTTGCGGTGAGCCCTGATAACAGGATCCTCGCGTACGGCGTCGACAGTGTCAGCAGGCGCAAGTATACTATCCATTTCAAGGATCTCACGACCGGTCTGATCCTCAGGGACCAGATCCCCGTGACCACCGGCCGGCCTGTCTGGGCTAACGACAACCGGACCGTATTTTATTCCATGAAAGACGAGACTCTCAGACCGTACAAGATCGCCAGCCACAGGTTGGGCGTTGACGCGTCACTCGACAGGGAGATATATCACGAAACGGACCCCACCTTTAACACGTACGTATTCAGATCCAAATCGCGAAAATATCTTTTTATCAACTCGGAAAGTACTCTCTCGACCGAGTACAGGTTTATCGACGCTGACAGGCCGGAAAGCGAATTCATGATATTTCATCCCCGTGAGAAAGATCTGGAATACGAAATAGAACATTTCGGAAACGATTTCTATATTGTGACCAACTGTATGGCACGCAACTTCAGGTTGATGAAGGCTCCTGTCGGAAAAACAACGAAAGAAAACTGGGTCGAGGTGATTCCTCACAGGAAGGATGTCCTTCTCGAGGGGATCGAGATATTCGACAGATTCCTCGTGGTCAACGAAAGACGAAGAGGTCTGACGAGGCTTCGGGTTATCAGTTGGCAGGACAAGACAGAACACGATATCGATTTCGGGGAAGATACATATTCAGTATATATCGGGATAAATCCCGAATTCGATTCTGAGCTTGTCAGGTTCAATTATTCCTCGCTGACTACTCCCAATTCGACTTTCGATTACAACATGGAGACGAAAGAGAAGATCCTTCTCAAAGAAGAAAGAGTGCTCGGAGGATTTGATCGATCCCAATATCATTCCGAGTGGTTGATCGTGACGGCGAGGGACGGTGACGAAGTCCCCGTATCGCTTGTTTACCGTAAGGGAATCCGGGTAAATAGGAAAAACCCTCTCCTGCTCTACGGATATGGGTCTTATGGAGCCAGCATGAACGCGTCATTCAGATCGTACAGGCTCAGTCTGATTGACAGGGGGTTCATCTACGCGATAGCTCATATCCGGGGCGGTCAGGAGATGGGCAGAGACTGGTATGAAGATGGAAAACTTCTCAAAAAGAAAAACACATTTACCGATTTCATCGATTGCGCCGAATATCTTTGCTCGAAGGACTATACTTCTCCTGATAAATTATTCGCGATGGGAGGCAGCGCCGGCGGACTTCTTATCGGAGCTGTGATAAATATGCGGCCAGACCTTTTCAGGGGAGTAGTAGCGGCGGTGCCATGGGTCGACGTAGTCACCACGATGCTCGATGAGAGTATCCCGCTTACTACTGCGGAATATGATGAATGGGGCAATCCGAATATCCCCGAATATTATGAATATATGCTTTCATATTCTCCATATGACAACGTGAAGAAGGCAGGCTATCCCGCAATGCTTGTAACGACAGGTTTGCACGATTCCCAAGTGCAATACTGGGAACCGGCGAAATGGGTTGCGAGGCTAAGAGCGAACAAGACCGATGGTAATATCCTGCTGCTTCATACAAACATGGGCGCCGGGCACGGAGGAGTCTCCGGCAGGTTCAGAAGGTACAGGGAGACAGCACTTGAATACGCTTTCATTCTCGATCTGGTTGGAATAGAAGATTAG